Proteins co-encoded in one Nonlabens agnitus genomic window:
- a CDS encoding PLP-dependent cysteine synthase family protein, producing the protein MKYAENILETIGNTPLIKMNKLVEDLPCLVLAKYETFNPGNSVKDRMGLMMIEDAEADGRLKPGGTIIEGTSGNTGMGLALAAIIKGYKLICVLSDKQSKEKMDILRAVGAEVHVCPTDVAPDDPQSYYSTSKRLSEEIPNSWYVNQYDNPSNCKAHYMSTGPEIWEQTDGKVTHFVVGVGTGGTISGVGTYLKGKNPDIKIWGIDTYGSVFKKYHETGIFDENEIYPYVTEGIGEDILPKNVRFEVIDGFTKVTDKDAAIYTRRLAKEEGMFLGNSAGAAIKGLLQIHEEVGFTKDDVVVILYHDHGSRYVGKFFNDEWMAEKGWLE; encoded by the coding sequence ATGAAGTACGCTGAAAATATACTGGAAACTATAGGCAACACGCCTTTGATAAAAATGAACAAGTTGGTTGAGGACCTACCGTGTCTGGTTCTGGCCAAATATGAAACCTTCAATCCTGGCAACAGCGTCAAAGATCGCATGGGGCTCATGATGATTGAAGATGCAGAGGCTGACGGCCGTCTAAAGCCAGGTGGGACGATTATTGAAGGAACCAGCGGTAACACAGGAATGGGTCTTGCACTGGCTGCGATCATCAAGGGATACAAATTGATCTGTGTGTTGAGCGATAAACAATCCAAAGAAAAAATGGATATTCTGCGCGCGGTAGGCGCAGAGGTGCATGTATGCCCAACCGATGTAGCTCCAGACGATCCGCAATCATATTATTCCACCAGCAAGAGGTTGAGCGAAGAAATACCTAACTCTTGGTACGTGAATCAATATGACAACCCGTCGAATTGTAAAGCGCACTACATGAGTACTGGTCCAGAAATCTGGGAACAGACGGATGGTAAAGTGACGCATTTTGTAGTAGGAGTTGGCACAGGTGGAACCATTTCTGGCGTAGGGACCTATTTGAAAGGCAAGAATCCAGATATTAAGATTTGGGGAATCGATACCTATGGATCTGTATTTAAAAAATACCACGAAACCGGAATTTTTGACGAGAATGAAATCTACCCATACGTCACTGAAGGAATAGGCGAAGATATCTTGCCCAAAAACGTGCGTTTTGAAGTGATCGATGGTTTTACTAAAGTCACTGACAAGGATGCGGCTATCTACACGCGTCGTCTGGCTAAAGAAGAAGGAATGTTTCTGGGAAACAGTGCTGGCGCAGCCATCAAAGGATTGTTGCAAATCCATGAAGAAGTAGGCTTTACCAAAGATGATGTTGTCGTCATTCTTTACCATGATCACGGTTCCAGATACGTTGGTAAATTCTTTAATGATGAATGGATGGCAGAGAAAGGCTGGCTGGAGTAA
- a CDS encoding DUF1569 domain-containing protein: MESFFEEPTYRKLRERLQHIDASKSPEWGKMDAAQMLKHCQFPIQIAMGKEKVDLKSNWLAKVFFKKSLYSPKPFRKNLPTAPSLKVADLKDFESEKEKLDQWMQELWYDRHNDNRRPHPVFGTFTKEQWGILQWKHLDHHFRQFGV; the protein is encoded by the coding sequence ATGGAATCCTTTTTTGAAGAACCCACCTATCGAAAATTACGGGAACGGTTACAACATATAGATGCCAGCAAGTCGCCTGAATGGGGCAAAATGGACGCGGCTCAAATGCTCAAGCACTGTCAATTCCCTATTCAAATTGCCATGGGTAAGGAAAAGGTTGATTTAAAATCCAATTGGCTAGCAAAGGTGTTTTTCAAAAAATCACTGTATTCCCCAAAACCATTTCGTAAAAATCTGCCCACAGCACCTTCCTTAAAGGTGGCTGATCTTAAGGATTTTGAAAGCGAAAAGGAAAAACTGGATCAATGGATGCAGGAACTGTGGTATGATCGTCACAATGATAATCGTAGACCGCATCCTGTTTTTGGAACATTTACTAAAGAACAATGGGGCATCCTGCAATGGAAGCATCTGGACCACCATTTCAGGCAGTTTGGGGTTTAG
- the purK gene encoding 5-(carboxyamino)imidazole ribonucleotide synthase — MEQTLFSSDFRLGILGGGQLGKMMLYTTRKWDIQTYVMDSDDTAPAFEGCTVFFEGDIMDYEAVMELGRQVDVLTIEIENVNVKALQDLEDEGIAVSPSAKVLNLIRNKATQKKFYQEKSLPTAPFEAMDQPDVNTSREFPFIWKSAEGGYDGKGVKVIRSAADLKDLPAAECIYEDMVDFDMELAVIVARNAKGEMKTYPVVEMEFHPEANQVEYVICPARIPEEVSKKARDLALKVSEAFDHVGLLAVEMFLTKSGEILVNEVAPRPHNSGHYSIEGAVTDQFEQQVRCVLNLPLGSTDTVLPAVMVNLVGTEGHTGNVVYDGIEEILAMDGVTPHIYGKKQTRPFRKMGHVTIVAKEIEKARELAEVVKGKIKVVALAG, encoded by the coding sequence ATGGAACAAACACTTTTCTCTTCAGATTTTAGACTTGGGATTCTTGGTGGTGGACAGCTGGGCAAGATGATGTTATACACCACGCGTAAATGGGATATTCAAACCTACGTCATGGACAGTGATGATACCGCACCTGCGTTTGAGGGCTGTACCGTTTTTTTTGAAGGTGACATCATGGATTATGAAGCCGTGATGGAATTAGGCCGTCAAGTAGATGTGCTTACCATTGAAATCGAAAACGTCAATGTCAAAGCGCTACAAGATCTGGAAGATGAAGGCATAGCCGTGTCGCCCAGTGCTAAAGTGCTTAATTTGATACGTAACAAGGCGACGCAAAAAAAATTCTACCAAGAAAAGAGTTTGCCTACCGCACCTTTTGAAGCGATGGATCAACCCGATGTAAATACGTCAAGAGAGTTCCCATTTATCTGGAAGAGTGCAGAAGGTGGTTATGATGGTAAAGGCGTTAAAGTCATCAGATCTGCAGCAGACCTTAAAGATCTTCCAGCTGCGGAATGCATCTATGAAGATATGGTGGATTTTGATATGGAACTTGCCGTGATTGTCGCTCGCAATGCCAAAGGCGAGATGAAAACCTACCCAGTAGTTGAGATGGAATTTCATCCAGAGGCCAACCAGGTGGAATATGTGATTTGCCCAGCTAGAATCCCTGAAGAGGTTTCTAAAAAAGCCAGAGATCTTGCTTTAAAAGTTTCTGAAGCTTTTGATCATGTGGGACTACTTGCAGTCGAAATGTTTCTTACTAAAAGCGGCGAAATTCTGGTAAACGAAGTCGCTCCTAGACCGCATAACAGTGGACACTACTCCATTGAAGGTGCAGTGACAGATCAATTTGAGCAGCAAGTGCGTTGTGTTCTGAATTTACCTCTAGGTTCAACTGACACTGTGCTACCTGCCGTTATGGTCAACCTTGTAGGTACTGAAGGTCACACAGGAAATGTCGTTTATGACGGTATTGAGGAGATTCTCGCGATGGATGGCGTAACACCACATATTTACGGGAAGAAGCAGACGCGACCTTTTAGAAAAATGGGTCATGTCACAATCGTGGCAAAAGAGATTGAAAAAGCTCGTGAGCTAGCCGAGGTTGTTAAGGGTAAAATAAAGGTTGTAGCTCTTGCTGGTTAA
- a CDS encoding exo-beta-N-acetylmuramidase NamZ family protein: protein MLTSCDAGINNKNKTQPNDIVDLDYNAIDSTRLLKPLQNKPIPAADQLETWIQKLDGKHVAIVGNQTSVVSSSSIKERRTWDQAIKVRYVHLVDTLLSRGVTVKKVFAPEHGFRGDADAGAAIADGVDKRSGLSIVSLYGNNKKPTAAQLADVDVILFDIQDVGARFYTYISTLHYVMEAAAEQNKTVYILDRPNPNGHYVDGPILDSDHKSFVGMHPVPVVHGMTIGEYAQMINGEGWLEYGKKADLIVLPIKDYTHDTPYELPIAPSPNLPNAQSINLYPSLCFFEGTDVSVGRGTDMQFQVYGSPSLAKYRDFAFTPTPNRGAKRPLFNGKKCFGVDLRDYPKLDRLNLEFVVDAFAKAPYKQSFFNFFFTKLAGTDLLQKQIEKGMSAEEIAATWKEGLADFMITREKYLLYD from the coding sequence GTGCTTACTTCCTGCGATGCGGGCATCAATAACAAGAATAAAACGCAGCCCAATGATATCGTAGATCTGGATTACAACGCCATTGATAGTACCAGATTGTTAAAGCCCTTGCAAAACAAACCTATTCCAGCCGCAGACCAGCTGGAAACCTGGATTCAAAAACTGGATGGCAAACACGTTGCCATCGTGGGCAATCAAACCAGCGTTGTTAGCAGTAGTTCCATCAAAGAGCGCCGTACATGGGATCAAGCCATTAAAGTACGCTACGTTCATCTCGTGGACACGTTATTATCGAGAGGTGTAACCGTAAAAAAAGTTTTTGCTCCAGAACATGGTTTTAGAGGTGATGCAGACGCTGGTGCTGCCATCGCAGATGGTGTGGACAAAAGGTCTGGCCTATCCATTGTGTCATTATATGGCAATAACAAAAAACCTACTGCAGCACAGCTAGCAGATGTCGATGTGATACTGTTTGATATTCAGGACGTAGGCGCCAGGTTCTACACCTACATTTCTACCTTACACTATGTCATGGAAGCAGCGGCTGAGCAAAATAAAACAGTTTACATCCTAGACCGACCTAATCCCAATGGCCATTATGTAGATGGTCCTATTCTCGATAGCGATCATAAAAGCTTTGTAGGCATGCATCCCGTACCAGTGGTACACGGCATGACCATAGGCGAGTATGCGCAAATGATCAATGGTGAAGGCTGGCTGGAATACGGTAAAAAAGCAGATCTAATTGTGTTACCCATAAAGGACTATACTCACGACACGCCATACGAGCTGCCCATTGCGCCATCGCCTAATTTGCCTAATGCGCAATCCATCAATCTATATCCCAGTTTGTGCTTTTTTGAAGGTACTGATGTAAGCGTAGGTCGCGGCACAGACATGCAATTCCAAGTGTATGGTTCACCGTCACTGGCAAAATACCGAGACTTTGCTTTCACACCTACGCCCAATCGTGGTGCTAAAAGACCATTGTTCAACGGTAAAAAATGCTTCGGTGTGGATTTGAGGGATTATCCCAAACTGGATCGATTGAACCTAGAGTTTGTGGTGGACGCTTTCGCGAAAGCGCCCTACAAACAATCCTTCTTCAATTTCTTTTTTACAAAACTGGCAGGTACCGACCTGTTGCAAAAACAGATCGAGAAAGGTATGAGTGCCGAAGAAATTGCAGCCACCTGGAAGGAAGGCCTTGCAGATTTTATGATCACCCGAGAGAAATACCTATTGTACGACTAA
- a CDS encoding adenylate kinase, with protein sequence MIQLHDLYFKPFLSVHEIDSAVENLAYQINRDLKDKTPVFLGILNGSYMVLADLTRKFKGDCEIGFLRTSSYSGTASTGEIRLDMELDIDLTDRVVVIVEDIVDSGLTVEALSRKLKTHNPAALYIATLFLKPEVYNRDLKIDYVGQNIENKFVVGYGMDYNNLGRNLPELYVQTKPMKNIVLFGPPGAGKGTQAERLKEKYGLVHISTGDVFRYNIKNATELGTLAKSFMDKGNLVPDEVTIKMLNAEVEKHPNAAGFIFDGFPRTDAQAKALDELLESKDTQVSGMVALEVDDEILVQRLLERGKSSGRPDDANETVIRDRIKVYYKQTAPLKNYYQAQDKYYGVDGEGSIDEITDRLSAEFDKL encoded by the coding sequence GTGATCCAACTTCATGATCTATATTTCAAGCCGTTCCTAAGCGTCCATGAGATCGATAGTGCCGTAGAGAATCTTGCATACCAAATCAACAGGGATTTAAAGGATAAAACGCCCGTTTTTCTAGGGATTCTTAATGGTAGTTACATGGTCCTGGCAGATTTAACCCGAAAATTCAAGGGTGACTGCGAGATAGGTTTTTTGCGCACCAGTAGTTATTCTGGAACCGCATCGACCGGCGAGATCAGGCTGGATATGGAACTGGATATTGATTTGACAGATCGCGTGGTGGTCATCGTGGAAGATATTGTGGATAGTGGATTGACGGTAGAGGCGCTTTCGCGAAAGCTGAAAACCCACAATCCTGCTGCTCTTTATATAGCTACCTTGTTCCTCAAGCCAGAGGTTTACAACCGGGACTTGAAAATTGACTATGTGGGACAGAATATTGAGAACAAATTTGTCGTGGGATACGGCATGGATTATAATAACCTAGGGCGCAACCTGCCCGAATTATACGTACAGACCAAACCAATGAAAAACATCGTACTTTTTGGACCTCCAGGAGCAGGAAAAGGAACACAGGCCGAGCGCTTGAAAGAAAAATACGGACTGGTGCATATCTCTACCGGCGACGTTTTTAGATACAATATCAAAAATGCCACAGAGCTGGGAACACTGGCCAAATCCTTTATGGATAAAGGCAATCTGGTGCCTGATGAAGTCACCATCAAAATGCTTAATGCAGAGGTTGAAAAGCATCCAAATGCGGCCGGGTTTATTTTTGATGGTTTCCCTAGAACAGATGCACAGGCAAAAGCGCTAGACGAGTTGTTGGAGAGCAAGGATACGCAAGTGAGTGGAATGGTAGCTTTGGAAGTGGATGACGAGATCCTGGTCCAGCGTTTGTTGGAACGTGGCAAAAGTAGTGGTCGTCCCGATGATGCCAATGAGACGGTCATACGCGATCGCATCAAGGTATATTACAAACAGACCGCACCACTCAAAAACTATTATCAAGCTCAAGACAAATATTACGGTGTAGACGGTGAAGGCTCGATAGACGAGATCACAGATCGCTTGAGTGCGGAGTTTGATAAGCTATAG
- the obgE gene encoding GTPase ObgE has product MTEGNFVDYTKVHLESGRGGKGSTHLHREKYIDKGGPDGGDGGRGGHIIIRGNKNLWTLYHFKYKRHFKASQGGNGAKQRRTGEDGEDIYIDLPLGTVIKNTETGQIIHEVLDDGDEFIIAEGGMGGKGNWHFKSSTRQTPRYAQPGTEGEALEVTFELKILADVGLVGFPNAGKSTLLSVVTAAKPKIANYEFTTLKPNLGIVEYRDFQTFVMADIPGIIEGAAEGKGIGHRFLRHIERNSTLLFMIPADAKDINEQYQILLNELRKYNPEMLDKERFVAISKSDMLDEELMAEMKEHLDNEGAFDGAPYMFISAISQYNIQQLKDRLWQMLNE; this is encoded by the coding sequence ATGACTGAAGGAAATTTTGTAGACTATACTAAGGTTCATCTGGAATCCGGTCGTGGCGGTAAGGGAAGTACGCACCTGCACCGTGAAAAATATATTGATAAAGGTGGTCCCGATGGTGGTGATGGCGGTCGTGGTGGCCACATTATCATTAGAGGTAATAAAAACTTATGGACCTTGTATCACTTTAAATACAAGCGACATTTTAAGGCTTCGCAAGGTGGTAATGGTGCTAAACAGCGCCGTACAGGTGAAGATGGTGAGGATATATATATCGACCTACCGTTAGGAACCGTGATCAAGAATACCGAGACCGGTCAGATCATTCATGAAGTACTGGATGACGGTGATGAGTTTATCATTGCAGAAGGTGGCATGGGCGGTAAGGGAAACTGGCATTTTAAAAGTTCTACCAGACAAACGCCGCGATACGCACAACCAGGAACTGAAGGTGAAGCACTAGAAGTAACTTTTGAGCTTAAGATTCTGGCAGATGTTGGTTTGGTTGGATTTCCCAATGCCGGTAAGTCCACATTATTGTCAGTAGTTACCGCGGCAAAGCCCAAAATTGCCAACTATGAGTTCACGACTTTAAAGCCCAATTTAGGAATCGTGGAGTATCGGGATTTTCAGACTTTTGTCATGGCTGATATCCCTGGAATTATTGAAGGAGCTGCCGAAGGTAAAGGTATAGGCCACCGATTCCTGCGTCATATTGAGCGTAATTCTACTTTATTGTTCATGATCCCAGCAGATGCTAAGGACATCAACGAACAGTATCAAATTCTGCTTAATGAGTTGCGTAAATACAATCCAGAAATGCTGGATAAAGAACGCTTCGTTGCAATTTCCAAATCTGATATGCTGGACGAGGAATTAATGGCAGAGATGAAGGAACATTTAGATAATGAAGGCGCTTTTGACGGTGCGCCGTATATGTTTATCAGTGCCATAAGCCAATACAACATCCAGCAATTGAAAGATCGATTGTGGCAGATGTTGAATGAATAA
- a CDS encoding ABC transporter permease, translated as MVYLKIEGKVLNLEYFIARRVQHSTEYKNSVSAPIIKIATAAIAIGMIVMIIAVATGVGLQKKIREKVSAFNGDITISLFDRNNSITTVKPIDINQEFYPDFKSVPQVTHVQAVATKGAMIRTATDFEGVILKGVGTDYRWESFKDFLIEGSLPDVSQEATSKDILISDDIARRLQLKVGDKAPTYFMKENEEPLARAFNVIGIYDSGLAEYDTKFIVGDIRNIQKINKWEDNQIGKFEVFIDDFGNVDEIGRNVFLQVPQLLDARTIKDQYPTIFQWLALLDSNVYGIIAIILIVGIINMITALLVLILDRTGMIGLLKSLGATDWTVRKIFLYNAMTLILRGLFWGNLIGLGLVGLQYFFAPLTLDPSTYYVTEAPVYISWWHVLLLNVGTFMICLLVLIIPTYIVSRISPVKAMRFE; from the coding sequence ATGGTATATTTGAAAATTGAAGGAAAAGTATTGAATCTAGAGTATTTCATAGCGCGTCGCGTACAGCATAGTACAGAATATAAAAATAGCGTAAGTGCGCCGATAATTAAAATCGCCACTGCAGCCATTGCCATAGGAATGATTGTAATGATCATCGCCGTTGCGACCGGTGTAGGCCTACAAAAAAAGATTAGGGAAAAGGTGAGTGCCTTTAATGGCGACATTACCATCTCACTATTTGATCGCAATAACTCCATCACGACCGTCAAGCCTATTGATATCAACCAAGAATTTTATCCTGATTTTAAAAGCGTACCGCAGGTCACGCATGTACAAGCCGTGGCGACTAAAGGAGCCATGATCAGGACGGCTACAGATTTTGAAGGTGTTATCCTTAAAGGTGTTGGAACCGATTATCGCTGGGAAAGCTTTAAAGATTTCCTGATTGAAGGATCTTTACCAGATGTATCTCAAGAGGCTACCTCAAAAGATATTTTAATCTCTGATGACATCGCAAGGCGTTTACAGCTCAAAGTAGGTGACAAGGCACCTACCTATTTCATGAAGGAAAATGAAGAACCTCTTGCACGGGCGTTCAATGTCATAGGTATTTACGATAGCGGCCTGGCAGAATATGATACAAAATTCATTGTAGGCGACATACGCAACATTCAAAAAATCAATAAATGGGAAGATAATCAGATAGGAAAATTTGAGGTGTTCATTGATGATTTTGGAAACGTTGATGAGATAGGAAGAAACGTCTTTTTACAGGTTCCACAGCTTCTCGATGCCAGGACTATTAAAGATCAATATCCAACCATCTTCCAGTGGTTAGCCTTATTGGACAGCAATGTTTACGGGATTATCGCAATTATTTTGATTGTTGGAATCATCAATATGATCACCGCTTTGCTTGTGCTTATTTTAGATCGTACTGGTATGATTGGATTGCTCAAATCATTAGGCGCTACAGACTGGACCGTACGTAAAATATTTCTCTACAATGCTATGACCTTGATTCTGCGAGGCTTGTTTTGGGGCAATCTGATTGGGTTGGGCTTGGTAGGATTACAATACTTTTTTGCACCACTCACACTGGATCCATCGACCTATTACGTAACCGAAGCTCCTGTGTACATCTCTTGGTGGCACGTGCTGTTGCTCAACGTGGGCACTTTTATGATCTGTCTGCTGGTGCTTATCATTCCTACCTATATCGTTAGTCGCATCTCGCCAGTCAAGGCGATGCGTTTTGAATAG